A stretch of Pseudochaenichthys georgianus chromosome 2, fPseGeo1.2, whole genome shotgun sequence DNA encodes these proteins:
- the LOC117458071 gene encoding gap junction gamma-1 protein-like, whose protein sequence is MSWSFLTRLLDEISNHSTFVGKIWLTVLIIFRIVLTAVGGETIYYDEQSKFVCNTQQPGCENVCYDAFAPLSHVRFWIFQVILITTPTIMYLGFAMHKIARMDDSEYRPVRTQKKRMPIVSRGAVRDYEEAEDNGEEDPMIAEEIEQDKPEKVEKTSEKKHDGRRRILRDGLMKVYVCQLMWRTSFEVAFLFGQYILYGFEVIPSYVCTRSPCPHTVDCFVSRPTEKTIFLLVMYVVSFLCLLLTIFEIIHLGIGGIRDAFRKRAALSSRTPLPSSSRSVATAPPGYHTTMKKEKRKGELKGEQKGELRDSPVVDSGRESFGDEVQSSRELERLRRHLKLAQQHLDLAYQVDEGTPSRSSSPEVHAAAQTAAEQNRLNFAQEKQGQASEKGIHA, encoded by the exons ATGAGTTGGAGTTTCCTCACTCGTCTGCTGGATGAGATCTCCAACCACTCCACCTTCGTGGGAAAAATCTGGCTGACGGTGCTCATCATCTTCCGCATCGTGCTGACCGCCGTCGGAGGCGAGACCATCTACTACGATGAACAGAGTAAATTTGTGTGCAACACGCAGCAGCCCGGGTGTGAGAACGTGTGCTACGACGCGTTCGCTCCGCTCTCACACGTGCGATTCTGGATCTTCCAG GTCATCTTGATCACCACGCCCACCATCATGTACCTGGGCTTCGCCATGCACAAGATCGCCCGTATGGACGACAGCGAGTACCGGCCCGTGCGCACCCAGAAGAAGAGGATGCCCATCGTCAGCCGCGGGGCCGTCCGGGACTACGAGGAGGCGGAGGACAACGGGGAGGAAGACCCCATGATCGCTGAGGAGATTGAACAAGACAAGCCTGAGAAAGTGGAAAAAA CCTCGGAGAAAAAGCACGACGGCCGCCGGCGGATCCTGCGTGACGGCCTGATGAAAGTCTACGTGTGCCAGCTGATGTGGCGCACTTCTTTCGAGGTCGCCTTCCTCTTCGGCCAGTACATCCTCTACGGCTTCGAGGTGATCCCGTCCTACGTGTGCACCCGCTCGCCGTGCCCGCACACCGTGGACTGCTTTGTGTCCCGCCCCACAGAGAAGACCATCTTCCTGCTGGTGATGTACGTCGTGTCCTTCCTCTGCCTGCTCCTCACCATCTTTGAAATCATCCACTTGGGGATCGGCGGCATCCGAGACGCCTTCAGGAAGCGGGCCGCGCTCAGCTCGCGTACCCCCCTGCCATCGTCCTCGCGATCCGTGGCGACAGCTCCACCGGGATACCACACCACCATGAAGAAGGAGAAGAGGAAAGGAGAGCTGAAAGGAGAGCAGAAAGGAGAGCTGAGGGACTCCCCGGTGGTGGACTCCGGGCGGGAGAGCTTCGGGGACGAGGTGCAGTCGTCCAGAGAGCTGGAGAGGCTGCGGCGGCACCTGAAGCTGGCCCAGCAGCACCTGGACCTGGCCTACCAGGTGGACGAGGGGACCCCCTCCCGCAGCAGCAGCCCCGAGGTCCACGCGGCCGCACAGACCGCCGCCGAGCAGAACCGCCTCAACTTCGCCCAGGAGAAGCAGGGGCAGGCCAGCGAGAAAG GAATACATGCCTGA
- the inha gene encoding inhibin alpha chain, which yields MVSCALFILGPLWVHILGHACSGEDLSREEVLSWVRVRVLEGLRLEEPPLTPVQAPDRDPAPQRALRASRTTWVQQQSSPTQETSEIILFPNSDSSCARSDSAETASSHFTYYFQPSMNSQETSVTSAHFWFYAGEGATNSSAQLFMVTSAQQLHQAAEAPSKTSSDGWMTFDLEQDNLASVAEGPFLLQVRCPACQCSSSEPDYTPFLHLHAQPRGPARSPRSVTIPWSPAAVELLKRPSVERLGDCTRAEVQISFEELGWDSWIVHPKALTFYYCQGNCSAEGRTATMLGIKQCCAPVPGTMRSLRITTTSDGGYTFNYETLPNIMPEECTCM from the exons ATGGTGTCCTGTGCTCTTTTCATCCTCGGCCCTCTGTGGGTCCACATTCTGGGACATGCATGCAGCGGAGAGGATTTGTCCCGGGAAGAGGTGTTGTCCTGGGTCAGAGTGCGGGTCCTGGAGGGCCTCAGGCTGGAGGAGCCTCCTTTAACCCCAGTGCAGGCTCCAGATAGGGACCCCGCACCTCAAAGGGCCCTCAGGGCGAGCAGGACAACGTGGGTCCAGCAACAAAGCAGTCCGACGCAGGAGACATCTGAAATTATTCTCTTCCCAAATTCTG ACTCATCCTGTGCCAGATCTGACTCTGCAGAAACCGCCAGCAGCCACTTCACATATTACTTCCAGCCCTCCATGAACAGCCAAGAGACTTCAGTCACGTCTGCCCACTTCTGGTTCTACGCAGGCGAAGGAGCAACCAACTCCTCCGCCCAGCTGTTCATGGTGACTTCAGCTCAGCAGCTCCATCAGGCGGCGGAGGCTCCTTCAAAGACGAGCTCAGACGGGTGGATGACCTTTGACCTGGAGCAAGACAATCTGGCCTCTGTGGCTGAGGGCCCCTTCCTGCTGCAGGTCCGCTGTCCAGCCTGTCAGTGCAGCAGCAGTGAACCAGACTACACCCCCTTCCTCCACCTCCACGCTCAGCCTCGAGGTCCTGCCCGCTCCCCCCGCAGTGTCACCATCCCCTGGTCTCCTGCTGCTGTGGAGCTGCTCAAGAGACCCTCTGTGGAGCGACTCGGCGACTGCACCAGAGCGGAGGTCCAGATCAGCTTCGAGGAGCTGGGCTGGGACAGCTGGATCGTGCACCCCAAGGCGCTCACTTTCTACTACTGCCAGGGGAACTGCTCAGCCGAGGGTCGGACCGCCACCATGCTGGGGATCAAACAGTGTTGCGCCCCGGTGCCGGGGACCATGAGGTCCCTGAGGATCACCACAACATCTGACGGAGGGTACACGTTCAATTATGAGACCCTGCCCAACATCATGCCTGAAGAGTGCACTTGTATGTGA